Proteins found in one Clostridium butyricum genomic segment:
- a CDS encoding IS256 family transposase, with the protein MTKKIDTNFDYNEEIKKCKTIDDVMGKNGLIQKLVKDVLENILEGEMEEHLGRNKYERTESNNQSNRNYRNGYSSKNLRSSFGDVDLDVPRDRNAEFEPQIIKKYETVCTELDKKIISLYAKGMSTSDIQSEIEDLYGIKISPSMVSKITDKVLASATEWQNRALDKIYPIVYLDAMYFKVRSNGKIINKAVYICLGYTMDGYKDILGIWVDEAEGAKFWLGICNDLKNRGVKEILIACMDGLKGLPQAIKTVFPSVNIQTCIVHQIRNSIKYIASKDKKAFMKDLKEVYKASTEELALAQLDNLKSLWGDKYAIVIDSWYNNWSNLSTFFDFSPSIRKMIYTTNALEGFNRQIRKFTKVRVIFPTDESLNKCVYLATMEIIEKWSQPTPNWGATLAELSIIFEDQLKDELA; encoded by the coding sequence ATGACAAAAAAAATTGATACTAACTTTGACTACAATGAAGAAATAAAAAAATGTAAAACCATCGATGATGTTATGGGTAAGAATGGGCTAATACAGAAACTTGTAAAAGATGTCCTTGAAAATATATTAGAAGGCGAAATGGAAGAGCATCTTGGAAGAAATAAATATGAGCGTACAGAATCAAATAATCAAAGCAATAGAAACTATAGAAACGGGTATAGCAGTAAAAATCTACGAAGCTCCTTCGGTGACGTCGACTTAGACGTACCACGTGATAGAAATGCAGAATTCGAACCTCAAATTATAAAGAAATATGAAACTGTCTGTACTGAGTTAGATAAAAAAATTATATCTTTATATGCTAAAGGTATGAGTACAAGTGATATCCAATCAGAGATTGAAGATCTATATGGAATAAAAATATCTCCATCGATGGTATCTAAAATAACAGATAAAGTACTTGCTAGCGCTACCGAATGGCAAAATAGAGCTTTGGATAAAATATATCCTATCGTTTATTTAGATGCTATGTACTTTAAAGTTAGAAGTAATGGAAAGATAATTAATAAAGCTGTTTACATTTGTTTAGGATATACAATGGATGGCTATAAAGATATTTTAGGTATATGGGTTGATGAAGCAGAAGGTGCTAAGTTCTGGTTAGGAATTTGTAATGACTTAAAAAATAGAGGAGTTAAAGAAATATTAATTGCATGTATGGATGGTTTAAAAGGATTACCACAAGCTATTAAAACAGTATTTCCATCAGTAAATATTCAAACATGTATTGTTCACCAAATTAGAAATTCAATCAAATATATAGCTTCAAAGGATAAAAAGGCATTTATGAAGGATTTAAAAGAAGTTTACAAAGCATCAACTGAAGAACTTGCGTTGGCGCAGCTAGACAATTTAAAATCTTTGTGGGGTGATAAATACGCTATAGTTATTGATTCTTGGTATAATAATTGGAGTAATCTATCAACATTTTTTGATTTCTCTCCAAGCATAAGAAAGATGATATATACTACCAATGCACTTGAAGGGTTTAATCGTCAAATACGTAAATTTACTAAGGTTAGAGTGATCTTTCCTACAGATGAATCGTTAAATAAGTGTGTTTACTTAGCTACGATGGAAATAATAGAAAAATGGAGTCAACCTACTCCAAATTGGGGTGCTACGCTAGCGGAGCTATCAATAATATTTGAAGATCAATTAAAAGATGAATTAGCTTAG
- a CDS encoding EcsC family protein, translated as MRKINIKKIKKEEKIIRRQKNKLAKIEEKLLEKEDNKFLKNKLNPLKSKVEDKIPDKVTNGLNKAFEKGFYYIFEKGTSLIEKSYNSDKLKNDADTNKYVLSKEISRKNLKAIDKNVNMGNLLSKGITTVEGTALGFLGIGLPDIPIFIGVILRMIYEISLKYGFDYDDDKEKVFILNIICAGISDKEDRKKFFFDCDKISKAIDNNDEIYVDLDLMIKETSKKMVDSLLVSKFVQGIPFVGGQ; from the coding sequence TTGAGAAAAATTAATATTAAAAAGATTAAAAAAGAAGAAAAAATTATCCGCAGACAAAAGAATAAGCTGGCTAAAATAGAAGAAAAACTGTTAGAGAAAGAAGATAATAAATTTTTAAAGAATAAACTTAATCCACTAAAAAGCAAAGTGGAAGATAAGATTCCAGATAAAGTTACAAATGGGTTAAACAAGGCTTTTGAAAAAGGATTTTACTATATTTTTGAAAAAGGTACATCTTTAATAGAAAAGAGTTACAACAGTGATAAATTAAAGAATGATGCTGACACTAATAAGTATGTATTATCAAAAGAAATAAGCAGAAAAAATCTGAAGGCTATAGATAAAAATGTAAACATGGGGAATTTATTAAGCAAGGGAATTACAACAGTTGAGGGTACAGCACTTGGCTTTCTTGGCATAGGTCTGCCTGATATCCCAATCTTTATAGGTGTAATACTTAGAATGATTTATGAAATCTCCTTGAAATATGGATTTGATTATGATGATGACAAGGAAAAAGTATTTATTCTCAATATAATATGTGCAGGCATAAGTGATAAAGAAGACCGTAAGAAATTTTTCTTTGATTGTGATAAAATATCAAAGGCAATAGACAATAATGATGAAATATATGTAGATTTAGATTTAATGATAAAAGAAACTTCTAAAAAGATGGTAGACAGTCTTCTTGTATCTAAATTTGTACAGGGTATCCCCTTTGTTGGGGGACAGTAG
- a CDS encoding cysteine hydrolase family protein, with translation MREVLILIDIQNMYFCEGDYKLYEPERAGKKAAEILEKFRMENKPVIHVKHNFKVDGMENGEYLLDFNEFVKPKKKEIIVSKNYPSAFLKTDLKKRLDKLKVDKLIIVGMMTHMCIDTTVRAAQNYGYKVTVIHDACTTKDLKWNGQTIYAQTVHDSIMASLQGTFGEVMSCEEFME, from the coding sequence ATGCGAGAGGTTTTAATTTTAATTGATATTCAAAATATGTATTTTTGTGAGGGTGATTATAAATTATATGAGCCAGAAAGGGCTGGAAAAAAAGCAGCAGAGATTTTAGAAAAATTCAGGATGGAAAATAAACCTGTAATTCATGTTAAGCATAATTTTAAAGTTGATGGGATGGAAAATGGAGAATATCTTCTTGATTTTAATGAATTTGTAAAACCAAAGAAGAAAGAAATTATAGTGTCTAAAAATTATCCAAGTGCATTTTTAAAGACGGATTTGAAGAAAAGATTAGATAAACTTAAGGTAGATAAACTTATTATTGTAGGAATGATGACACATATGTGCATTGATACAACAGTGCGTGCTGCACAGAATTATGGATATAAAGTCACAGTAATACATGATGCATGCACAACAAAAGATCTTAAGTGGAATGGACAAACAATATATGCTCAGACAGTACACGATAGTATTATGGCTTCATTACAGGGAACTTTTGGTGAGGTTATGTCTTGTGAGGAGTTTATGGAATAA
- a CDS encoding winged helix-turn-helix transcriptional regulator: MKIRKDYTCPLEIVHDIVRGKWKPIILFQLKDYSKSLLQLQKEINGITKKMLLEQLKELQEFGIVDKVSYEGYPLHVEYFLTPTKGREILKAFKIMQNVGIEYMMENGMEEELKKKGIRVK, encoded by the coding sequence ATGAAAATAAGAAAGGACTATACATGTCCACTTGAGATAGTACACGATATTGTAAGAGGAAAATGGAAACCAATAATTTTATTTCAGCTGAAAGATTATTCAAAATCCTTGTTACAGCTACAAAAGGAGATTAATGGAATAACGAAGAAAATGCTTCTTGAACAGCTTAAGGAACTTCAGGAATTTGGAATTGTTGATAAAGTGAGCTATGAAGGATATCCTCTTCATGTTGAATATTTTCTTACACCAACAAAAGGACGTGAAATACTTAAGGCTTTTAAAATAATGCAGAATGTAGGAATTGAATATATGATGGAAAATGGTATGGAAGAAGAATTGAAGAAAAAGGGCATCAGAGTTAAGTAG
- a CDS encoding CPBP family intramembrane glutamic endopeptidase, which produces MDMLAKDIKREEYNGKKEFNKIGLTLFIREILMFVSSILAIIIYIIWLIVKSGDFSETILDSVLNNIIANPYISIIPVMIGFIPVAVFIKKKMNINSILIENRRISSRKILMYFILLLGVNSLCGLFSVGMESVLNMIGYTMKDSIDMMQNLNKPSMFIYVCIIGPIIEELTYRGMVLKYLKKFDKGFAVISSGILFGFMHGNFEQIFMAIGVGIFLGYLAEEYSVKLTIILHILNNTSSFMVDNFIDLLGRYNMPTDYIETGIIVLLIGILIIVAFKNSKKIKYKISEYKPDKKQCIYFFTRFFIILILIINIFEAVQGITAIG; this is translated from the coding sequence ATGGATATGTTAGCAAAAGATATTAAAAGAGAAGAATATAATGGGAAAAAAGAATTTAATAAGATTGGACTTACATTATTTATAAGAGAAATACTAATGTTTGTAAGCAGTATATTAGCTATTATAATTTATATAATTTGGTTAATTGTAAAAAGTGGTGATTTTAGTGAAACAATACTGGATAGTGTATTAAATAATATTATTGCAAATCCATACATTTCAATTATACCTGTTATGATAGGATTCATACCAGTAGCTGTATTTATTAAGAAAAAGATGAACATAAATTCTATTTTAATTGAGAATAGAAGAATTTCAAGTAGAAAGATTTTAATGTATTTTATACTTCTTTTAGGTGTAAATTCACTTTGTGGTCTTTTTTCAGTTGGTATGGAATCTGTATTAAATATGATTGGATATACAATGAAGGATTCAATTGATATGATGCAAAATTTAAACAAGCCTTCAATGTTTATATATGTATGTATAATAGGACCAATAATTGAAGAATTAACTTATAGAGGAATGGTACTTAAATATTTAAAAAAGTTTGATAAAGGTTTTGCAGTTATATCATCAGGAATTCTTTTTGGATTTATGCATGGTAATTTTGAACAAATATTTATGGCAATTGGAGTAGGAATTTTTTTAGGATATCTTGCAGAAGAGTATTCGGTAAAATTAACTATAATACTTCATATATTAAATAATACTTCTTCCTTTATGGTTGATAATTTTATTGATTTGTTAGGCAGGTACAATATGCCTACAGATTATATTGAAACAGGCATAATAGTTTTATTGATAGGAATCTTGATTATAGTTGCATTTAAGAATAGTAAAAAAATTAAATATAAAATAAGTGAGTACAAGCCAGATAAAAAACAGTGCATATACTTTTTTACAAGATTTTTTATCATATTAATATTGATAATTAATATTTTTGAAGCCGTTCAGGGGATTACGGCAATAGGATAG
- a CDS encoding sensor histidine kinase — MDMINIAAESIDSYLAVIAMIYMIKYFFCREININKNIFIICGISELIIFLLKVIHINIIELPYSFPLILVLMLYNYKFKGLAKVLYIIPCLTISLMFAYLIVMAIGIFSGPVLLRDPMPDGIYNVLTYFSIIFDGTIIIFLRKKIKDNMYITLNKLDIVIMITVSIVIFLLICIMDQLKMRVVYDAILDRGIIIVIAICGIIMDSCLLISIFKSKSAVYYKSMNEINKHYMKMQLEHFDAYKKSQIETRRIKHDMKNHLICISEFLDNNKIDELKKYIYELNNGVINIDNVIKTGNMVVDSILNEKYSIMKQHNIKLSVDGRMGNETSVEPVDLCTIFANAIDNAIEGSIKESNISKRIIKIELRDNKNFMFIIFENNMTRAKIRIKNNYITSKEDAINHGFGIINMQYAVKKYNGDFEIKEKDDIFRVEIVLPK, encoded by the coding sequence ATGGATATGATTAATATTGCAGCTGAGAGTATAGATAGTTATTTAGCTGTTATTGCAATGATTTATATGATTAAGTATTTCTTTTGTAGGGAAATAAATATTAATAAAAATATATTTATTATATGTGGAATTAGTGAATTGATAATTTTCCTATTGAAAGTTATTCATATTAACATTATTGAATTACCATACTCATTTCCTTTAATCTTAGTTTTAATGCTTTATAATTATAAATTTAAAGGATTGGCAAAGGTATTATATATAATTCCTTGCCTAACTATAAGTCTAATGTTTGCTTATCTAATAGTTATGGCTATAGGAATTTTTTCTGGTCCAGTTCTATTAAGGGATCCAATGCCAGATGGCATATACAATGTATTAACGTATTTTTCAATAATATTTGATGGAACAATAATAATCTTTTTACGAAAAAAGATTAAGGATAATATGTATATTACACTAAATAAGTTAGATATAGTCATAATGATAACAGTTAGTATAGTAATATTTCTTCTTATATGTATTATGGACCAATTAAAAATGAGAGTTGTTTATGATGCAATACTTGATAGAGGTATTATAATTGTTATTGCTATCTGTGGAATAATAATGGATTCATGCCTTCTTATTTCTATTTTTAAATCTAAATCAGCAGTTTATTATAAAAGTATGAATGAAATTAATAAACATTATATGAAAATGCAACTTGAGCATTTTGATGCATATAAAAAATCCCAAATAGAAACAAGAAGAATTAAACATGATATGAAAAATCATTTGATATGTATAAGTGAATTTCTTGATAATAATAAAATAGATGAATTGAAAAAGTATATATACGAATTAAATAATGGAGTGATAAATATAGATAATGTCATTAAAACTGGCAATATGGTAGTTGATTCCATATTAAATGAGAAGTATTCAATTATGAAACAACATAATATCAAATTATCAGTTGATGGTAGAATGGGTAATGAGACTTCAGTTGAACCTGTTGATTTATGCACAATATTTGCAAATGCAATTGACAATGCAATTGAAGGGTCTATAAAGGAAAGTAATATATCGAAAAGAATAATAAAAATAGAGCTTAGAGACAATAAAAATTTTATGTTTATAATTTTTGAAAATAATATGACTAGAGCTAAAATAAGAATAAAAAATAATTATATTACATCTAAAGAGGATGCAATAAATCATGGATTTGGAATTATAAATATGCAATATGCAGTTAAAAAATATAATGGAGATTTTGAAATAAAAGAAAAAGATGATATTTTTAGGGTGGAGATAGTGTTGCCTAAATAG
- a CDS encoding LytR/AlgR family response regulator transcription factor, which yields MRIAICDDEEIFRRSICEKINEIYKDDIDMVLRIFERGETLIKDFKENDSAYDIIFLDIEMKNINGIDTARNIRKINTDVLIAFLTSHEEFAKDGYEVNAFRYLSKPIREDKLIECIENAKKILDGAKKIIIKYKDEEIILKATNIIYLEAQNKDIYIHTRDNIYVQKNNLSYYENQLKECGFFRVHRSFIVNFNYVKSYTNKEVLLDNNEKVNLSRLKYKSFKDQLYLFIKKTAR from the coding sequence ATGCGCATTGCAATATGTGATGATGAGGAAATTTTCAGAAGATCTATATGTGAAAAGATAAATGAAATTTATAAAGATGATATTGATATGGTATTAAGAATATTTGAAAGAGGAGAAACTCTTATAAAGGATTTTAAAGAAAATGATAGTGCTTATGATATTATTTTTTTGGATATTGAAATGAAAAATATTAATGGAATAGACACAGCGAGGAATATTCGTAAAATAAATACTGATGTTTTGATAGCGTTTTTGACAAGTCACGAAGAATTTGCTAAAGATGGTTATGAAGTAAATGCATTTAGATATTTGTCCAAGCCAATAAGGGAAGATAAATTAATAGAATGTATCGAAAATGCAAAGAAAATATTGGATGGTGCAAAGAAAATTATAATTAAGTATAAAGATGAAGAAATAATTTTAAAAGCAACAAACATAATTTATTTAGAAGCTCAAAATAAAGACATATATATTCATACAAGAGATAATATTTATGTTCAAAAAAACAATCTTAGTTATTATGAAAATCAATTGAAAGAATGTGGATTTTTTAGAGTACATAGGAGTTTTATAGTTAATTTTAATTATGTAAAATCCTATACTAATAAAGAAGTATTGCTAGATAATAATGAAAAGGTTAATTTGAGTAGACTTAAATATAAATCTTTCAAAGATCAACTATATTTATTTATTAAAAAAACTGCAAGGTAG